One segment of Cervus canadensis isolate Bull #8, Minnesota chromosome 32, ASM1932006v1, whole genome shotgun sequence DNA contains the following:
- the LOC122433422 gene encoding glycine-rich cell wall structural protein-like isoform X20 — protein MSAWAFPAALLLLGLTSESLQGGVPPSSLGLGKGYGPPSGLGAGFGNGRGLGAQPGPPAQNGYGTGIGGGAKPRKPGYGNALGAGAFPGLGAQPGFGGRNGIGVGAFPGAGIGGGVKPQKPGPIAGNGLGAGAFPGAGAQPALSGFPVSPLTGLAAPNGFGPGFGGGGKPQKPGFGTRDGTQPGLGAGGLKLQKPGPPAQNGYGAGFGGGVNTQKPGFGNGNGLGAQPGPAIPQGYGAGYGNGNGLGARPGPAADNGYGAGRGALPREAAAARGPALTLCFSPGLAAGMKPQKPGFGNGNGLGVQPGPAAPVGYGPGVAEAMKPQKPVYRNGLGAGAFPGQGAQPGLGGSVSPLKPGYLPLGNGPQLLPGLGVGLKPQKPGYGNGNGLGAQPVPTPALQWGPKPQEAGYQLQNGYGPGAGLGFGGGLRPQKVGLGYGNSNGGLGAGVFPEAHPQPGFPGADGFLNGQAGGLRGFPWPSLGPWGAALKPRYGAGGTYPEVGSQPGPYGQLRPELGPGPLGGPEVKRGSNGPLGNGFGGR, from the exons ATGAGCGCTTGGGCCTTCCCTGCAGCCCTTCTCCTGCTCGGCCTGACCTCTGAAAGCCTGCAAGGCG GGGTCCCTCCATCGTCTCTGGGCCTGGGGAAAG GCTACGGCCCCCCCAGTGGTCTAGGAGCAG GTTTCGGGAATGGGCGTGGGCTGGGAGCCCAGCCAG GCCCTCCAGCTCAGAATGGCTACGGAACAG GCATTGGAGGGGGCGCGAAGCCCCGGAAGCCGG GATACGGAAATGCGCTGGGAGCTGGTGCCTTCCCGGGGCTGGGAGCCCAGCCAG GATTCGGGGGTCGAAATGGTATCGGTGTTGGGGCTTTTCCCGGAGCAG GAATTGGAGGGGGCGTGAAGCCTCAGAAGCCAG GACCCATCGCTGGGaatgggctgggggctggggcctTCCCCGGAGCTGGAGCCCAGCCAG CATTGTCTGGATTTCCTGTGTCCCCCCTCACAGGTCTTGCAGCTCCAAATGGCTTTGGACCAG GCTTTGGAGGGGGCGGGAAACCCCAGAAGCCAG GATTCGGGACCAGGGACGGCACCCAGCCAG GCCTTGGAGCAGGAGGGCTGAAACTTCAGAAGCCAG gCCCCCCGGCTCAGAATGGCTACGGAGCAG GCTTTGGAGGGGGTGTGAACACTCAGAAGCCAG GATTTGGGAACGGGAATGGCCTGGGAGCTCAGCCAG GCCCAGCAATACCGCAGGGATATGGAGCAG GATATGGTAACGGGAACGGACTGGGAGCCAGGCCAG GCCCTGCGGCTGACAACGGCTATGGAGCAGGTAGGGGGGCCCTGCCCAGGGAGGCCGCGGCGGCCCGGGGGCCCGCACTCACTCTGTGTTTCTCACCAGGCCTGGCGGCCGGCATGAAGCCGCAGAAGCCAG gattTGGGAACGGCAACGGACTGGGCGTCCAGCCGG GACCTGCAGCTCCCGTCGGCTATGGCCCAG GAGTTGCTGAGGCCATGAAGCCTCAGAAGCCAG TTTACAGGAatgggctgggagctggagcctTCCCAGGCCAAGGGGCCCAGCCAG GCCTGGGAGGGAGCGTGAGCCCTCTGAAGCCAG GATACTTGCCGCTGGGGAACGGGCCGCAGCTCCTCCCAG GTCTCGGAGTGGGTCTGAAACCTCAGAAGCCAG GATATGGCAACGGCAATGGGCTGGGGGCCCAGCCAG TGCCTACTCCGGCCCTCCAGTGGGGACCGAAACCTCAGGAAGCAG GGTACCAGCTTCAAAATGGCTACGGACCAGGAGCAGGACTGG GCTTTGGTGGGGGCCTCAGGCCCCAGAAAGTCG GCTTGGGCTATGGCAACAGCAACGGTGGTCTGGGAGCTGGGGTCTTCCCTGAGGCCCACCCACAGCCAG GGTTCCCGGGGGCCGATGGCTTTCTGAACG gtcagGCTGGGGGCCTGAGGGGCTTTCCCTGGCCCTCCCTCGGGCCCTGGGGGGCTGCCTTGAAGCCTAGATACGGGGCTGGAGGCACATACCCAGAGGTCGGGAGTCAACCAG ggCCCTATGGGCAGCTGAGGCCagagctgggccctgggccctTGG GAGGCCCTGAGGTGAAGAGAGGCAGCAATGGCCCGCTGGGAAATGGCTTTGGAG GCCGCTGA
- the LOC122433422 gene encoding glycine-rich cell wall structural protein 1-like isoform X31: MSAWAFPAALLLLGLTSESLQGGVPPSSLGLGKGYGPPSGLGAGFGNGRGLGAQPGPPAQNGYGTGIGGGAKPRKPGVSPGFRNGNGLGVGTLPGAAAQPGFGRGPKLQQLGYGNALGAGAFPGLGAQPGFGGRNGIGVGAFPGAGIGGGVKPQKPGPIAGNGLGAGAFPGAGAQPALSGFPVSPLTGLAAPNGFGPGFGGGGKPQKPGFGTRDGTQPGLGAGGLKLQKPGPPAQNGYGAGFGGGVNTQKPGPAIPQGYGAGYGNGNGLGARPGPAADNGYGAGLAAGMKPQKPGPAAPVGYGPGVAEAMKPQKPVYRNGLGAGAFPGQGAQPGLGGSVSPLKPGYLPLGNGPQLLPGLGVGLKPQKPGYGNGNGLGAQPVPTPALQWGPKPQEAGYQLQNGYGPGAGLGFGGGLRPQKVGLGYGNSNGGLGAGVFPEAHPQPGFPGADGFLNGQAGGLRGFPWPSLGPWGAALKPRYGAGGTYPEVGSQPGPYGQLRPELGPGPLGGPEVKRGSNGPLGNGFGGR, encoded by the exons ATGAGCGCTTGGGCCTTCCCTGCAGCCCTTCTCCTGCTCGGCCTGACCTCTGAAAGCCTGCAAGGCG GGGTCCCTCCATCGTCTCTGGGCCTGGGGAAAG GCTACGGCCCCCCCAGTGGTCTAGGAGCAG GTTTCGGGAATGGGCGTGGGCTGGGAGCCCAGCCAG GCCCTCCAGCTCAGAATGGCTACGGAACAG GCATTGGAGGGGGCGCGAAGCCCCGGAAGCCGG GTGTCTCTCCAGGGTTTAGGAACGGGAACGGGCTGGGAGTCGGGACCCTCCCGGGTGCTGCTGCCCAGCCAG gcttTGGAAGGGGGCCGAAACTCCAGCAGCTAG GATACGGAAATGCGCTGGGAGCTGGTGCCTTCCCGGGGCTGGGAGCCCAGCCAG GATTCGGGGGTCGAAATGGTATCGGTGTTGGGGCTTTTCCCGGAGCAG GAATTGGAGGGGGCGTGAAGCCTCAGAAGCCAG GACCCATCGCTGGGaatgggctgggggctggggcctTCCCCGGAGCTGGAGCCCAGCCAG CATTGTCTGGATTTCCTGTGTCCCCCCTCACAGGTCTTGCAGCTCCAAATGGCTTTGGACCAG GCTTTGGAGGGGGCGGGAAACCCCAGAAGCCAG GATTCGGGACCAGGGACGGCACCCAGCCAG GCCTTGGAGCAGGAGGGCTGAAACTTCAGAAGCCAG gCCCCCCGGCTCAGAATGGCTACGGAGCAG GCTTTGGAGGGGGTGTGAACACTCAGAAGCCAG GCCCAGCAATACCGCAGGGATATGGAGCAG GATATGGTAACGGGAACGGACTGGGAGCCAGGCCAG GCCCTGCGGCTGACAACGGCTATGGAGCAG GCCTGGCGGCCGGCATGAAGCCGCAGAAGCCAG GACCTGCAGCTCCCGTCGGCTATGGCCCAG GAGTTGCTGAGGCCATGAAGCCTCAGAAGCCAG TTTACAGGAatgggctgggagctggagcctTCCCAGGCCAAGGGGCCCAGCCAG GCCTGGGAGGGAGCGTGAGCCCTCTGAAGCCAG GATACTTGCCGCTGGGGAACGGGCCGCAGCTCCTCCCAG GTCTCGGAGTGGGTCTGAAACCTCAGAAGCCAG GATATGGCAACGGCAATGGGCTGGGGGCCCAGCCAG TGCCTACTCCGGCCCTCCAGTGGGGACCGAAACCTCAGGAAGCAG GGTACCAGCTTCAAAATGGCTACGGACCAGGAGCAGGACTGG GCTTTGGTGGGGGCCTCAGGCCCCAGAAAGTCG GCTTGGGCTATGGCAACAGCAACGGTGGTCTGGGAGCTGGGGTCTTCCCTGAGGCCCACCCACAGCCAG GGTTCCCGGGGGCCGATGGCTTTCTGAACG gtcagGCTGGGGGCCTGAGGGGCTTTCCCTGGCCCTCCCTCGGGCCCTGGGGGGCTGCCTTGAAGCCTAGATACGGGGCTGGAGGCACATACCCAGAGGTCGGGAGTCAACCAG ggCCCTATGGGCAGCTGAGGCCagagctgggccctgggccctTGG GAGGCCCTGAGGTGAAGAGAGGCAGCAATGGCCCGCTGGGAAATGGCTTTGGAG GCCGCTGA
- the LOC122433422 gene encoding glycine-rich cell wall structural protein-like isoform X43 has protein sequence MSAWAFPAALLLLGLTSESLQGGVPPSSLGLGKGYGPPSGLGAGFGNGRGLGAQPGPPAQNGYGTGIGGGAKPRKPGVSPGFRNGNGLGVGTLPGAAAQPGFGRGPKLQQLGYGNALGAGAFPGLGAQPGFGGRNGIGVGAFPGAGIGGGVKPQKPGPIAGNGLGAGAFPGAGAQPALSGFPVSPLTGLAAPNGFGPGFGGGGKPQKPGFGTRDGTQPGLGAGGLKLQKPGPPAQNGYGAGYGNGNGLGARPGPAADNGYGAGLAAGMKPQKPGPAAPVGYGPGVAEAMKPQKPVYRNGLGAGAFPGQGAQPGLGGSVSPLKPGYLPLGNGPQLLPGLGVGLKPQKPGYGNGNGLGAQPVPTPALQWGPKPQEAGYQLQNGYGPGAGLGFGGGLRPQKVGLGYGNSNGGLGAGVFPEAHPQPGFPGADGFLNGQAGGLRGFPWPSLGPWGAALKPRYGAGGTYPEVGSQPGPYGQLRPELGPGPLGGPEVKRGSNGPLGNGFGGR, from the exons ATGAGCGCTTGGGCCTTCCCTGCAGCCCTTCTCCTGCTCGGCCTGACCTCTGAAAGCCTGCAAGGCG GGGTCCCTCCATCGTCTCTGGGCCTGGGGAAAG GCTACGGCCCCCCCAGTGGTCTAGGAGCAG GTTTCGGGAATGGGCGTGGGCTGGGAGCCCAGCCAG GCCCTCCAGCTCAGAATGGCTACGGAACAG GCATTGGAGGGGGCGCGAAGCCCCGGAAGCCGG GTGTCTCTCCAGGGTTTAGGAACGGGAACGGGCTGGGAGTCGGGACCCTCCCGGGTGCTGCTGCCCAGCCAG gcttTGGAAGGGGGCCGAAACTCCAGCAGCTAG GATACGGAAATGCGCTGGGAGCTGGTGCCTTCCCGGGGCTGGGAGCCCAGCCAG GATTCGGGGGTCGAAATGGTATCGGTGTTGGGGCTTTTCCCGGAGCAG GAATTGGAGGGGGCGTGAAGCCTCAGAAGCCAG GACCCATCGCTGGGaatgggctgggggctggggcctTCCCCGGAGCTGGAGCCCAGCCAG CATTGTCTGGATTTCCTGTGTCCCCCCTCACAGGTCTTGCAGCTCCAAATGGCTTTGGACCAG GCTTTGGAGGGGGCGGGAAACCCCAGAAGCCAG GATTCGGGACCAGGGACGGCACCCAGCCAG GCCTTGGAGCAGGAGGGCTGAAACTTCAGAAGCCAG gCCCCCCGGCTCAGAATGGCTACGGAGCAG GATATGGTAACGGGAACGGACTGGGAGCCAGGCCAG GCCCTGCGGCTGACAACGGCTATGGAGCAG GCCTGGCGGCCGGCATGAAGCCGCAGAAGCCAG GACCTGCAGCTCCCGTCGGCTATGGCCCAG GAGTTGCTGAGGCCATGAAGCCTCAGAAGCCAG TTTACAGGAatgggctgggagctggagcctTCCCAGGCCAAGGGGCCCAGCCAG GCCTGGGAGGGAGCGTGAGCCCTCTGAAGCCAG GATACTTGCCGCTGGGGAACGGGCCGCAGCTCCTCCCAG GTCTCGGAGTGGGTCTGAAACCTCAGAAGCCAG GATATGGCAACGGCAATGGGCTGGGGGCCCAGCCAG TGCCTACTCCGGCCCTCCAGTGGGGACCGAAACCTCAGGAAGCAG GGTACCAGCTTCAAAATGGCTACGGACCAGGAGCAGGACTGG GCTTTGGTGGGGGCCTCAGGCCCCAGAAAGTCG GCTTGGGCTATGGCAACAGCAACGGTGGTCTGGGAGCTGGGGTCTTCCCTGAGGCCCACCCACAGCCAG GGTTCCCGGGGGCCGATGGCTTTCTGAACG gtcagGCTGGGGGCCTGAGGGGCTTTCCCTGGCCCTCCCTCGGGCCCTGGGGGGCTGCCTTGAAGCCTAGATACGGGGCTGGAGGCACATACCCAGAGGTCGGGAGTCAACCAG ggCCCTATGGGCAGCTGAGGCCagagctgggccctgggccctTGG GAGGCCCTGAGGTGAAGAGAGGCAGCAATGGCCCGCTGGGAAATGGCTTTGGAG GCCGCTGA
- the LOC122433422 gene encoding fibroin heavy chain-like isoform X14, whose amino-acid sequence MSAWAFPAALLLLGLTSESLQGGVPPSSLGLGKGYGPPSGLGAGFGNGRGLGAQPGPPAQNGYGTGIGGGAKPRKPGVSPGFRNGNGLGVGTLPGAAAQPGFGRGPKLQQLGYGNALGAGAFPGLGAQPGFGGRNGIGVGAFPGAGIGGGVKPQKPGPIAGNGLGAGAFPGAGAQPALSGFPVSPLTGLAAPNGFGPGFGGGGKPQKPGFGTRDGTQPGPPAQNGYGAGFGGGVNTQKPGPAIPQGYGAGYGNGNGLGARPGPAADNGYGAGRGALPREAAAARGPALTLCFSPGLAAGMKPQKPGFGNGNGLGVQPGPAAPVGYGPGVAEAMKPQKPVYRNGLGAGAFPGQGAQPGLGGSVSPLKPGYLPLGNGPQLLPGLGVGLKPQKPGYGNGNGLGAQPVPTPALQWGPKPQEAGYQLQNGYGPGAGLGFGGGLRPQKVGLGYGNSNGGLGAGVFPEAHPQPGFPGADGFLNGQAGGLRGFPWPSLGPWGAALKPRYGAGGTYPEVGSQPGPYGQLRPELGPGPLGGPEVKRGSNGPLGNGFGGR is encoded by the exons ATGAGCGCTTGGGCCTTCCCTGCAGCCCTTCTCCTGCTCGGCCTGACCTCTGAAAGCCTGCAAGGCG GGGTCCCTCCATCGTCTCTGGGCCTGGGGAAAG GCTACGGCCCCCCCAGTGGTCTAGGAGCAG GTTTCGGGAATGGGCGTGGGCTGGGAGCCCAGCCAG GCCCTCCAGCTCAGAATGGCTACGGAACAG GCATTGGAGGGGGCGCGAAGCCCCGGAAGCCGG GTGTCTCTCCAGGGTTTAGGAACGGGAACGGGCTGGGAGTCGGGACCCTCCCGGGTGCTGCTGCCCAGCCAG gcttTGGAAGGGGGCCGAAACTCCAGCAGCTAG GATACGGAAATGCGCTGGGAGCTGGTGCCTTCCCGGGGCTGGGAGCCCAGCCAG GATTCGGGGGTCGAAATGGTATCGGTGTTGGGGCTTTTCCCGGAGCAG GAATTGGAGGGGGCGTGAAGCCTCAGAAGCCAG GACCCATCGCTGGGaatgggctgggggctggggcctTCCCCGGAGCTGGAGCCCAGCCAG CATTGTCTGGATTTCCTGTGTCCCCCCTCACAGGTCTTGCAGCTCCAAATGGCTTTGGACCAG GCTTTGGAGGGGGCGGGAAACCCCAGAAGCCAG GATTCGGGACCAGGGACGGCACCCAGCCAG gCCCCCCGGCTCAGAATGGCTACGGAGCAG GCTTTGGAGGGGGTGTGAACACTCAGAAGCCAG GCCCAGCAATACCGCAGGGATATGGAGCAG GATATGGTAACGGGAACGGACTGGGAGCCAGGCCAG GCCCTGCGGCTGACAACGGCTATGGAGCAGGTAGGGGGGCCCTGCCCAGGGAGGCCGCGGCGGCCCGGGGGCCCGCACTCACTCTGTGTTTCTCACCAGGCCTGGCGGCCGGCATGAAGCCGCAGAAGCCAG gattTGGGAACGGCAACGGACTGGGCGTCCAGCCGG GACCTGCAGCTCCCGTCGGCTATGGCCCAG GAGTTGCTGAGGCCATGAAGCCTCAGAAGCCAG TTTACAGGAatgggctgggagctggagcctTCCCAGGCCAAGGGGCCCAGCCAG GCCTGGGAGGGAGCGTGAGCCCTCTGAAGCCAG GATACTTGCCGCTGGGGAACGGGCCGCAGCTCCTCCCAG GTCTCGGAGTGGGTCTGAAACCTCAGAAGCCAG GATATGGCAACGGCAATGGGCTGGGGGCCCAGCCAG TGCCTACTCCGGCCCTCCAGTGGGGACCGAAACCTCAGGAAGCAG GGTACCAGCTTCAAAATGGCTACGGACCAGGAGCAGGACTGG GCTTTGGTGGGGGCCTCAGGCCCCAGAAAGTCG GCTTGGGCTATGGCAACAGCAACGGTGGTCTGGGAGCTGGGGTCTTCCCTGAGGCCCACCCACAGCCAG GGTTCCCGGGGGCCGATGGCTTTCTGAACG gtcagGCTGGGGGCCTGAGGGGCTTTCCCTGGCCCTCCCTCGGGCCCTGGGGGGCTGCCTTGAAGCCTAGATACGGGGCTGGAGGCACATACCCAGAGGTCGGGAGTCAACCAG ggCCCTATGGGCAGCTGAGGCCagagctgggccctgggccctTGG GAGGCCCTGAGGTGAAGAGAGGCAGCAATGGCCCGCTGGGAAATGGCTTTGGAG GCCGCTGA
- the LOC122433422 gene encoding fibroin heavy chain-like isoform X9 → MSAWAFPAALLLLGLTSESLQGGVPPSSLGLGKGYGPPSGLGAGFGNGRGLGAQPGPPAQNGYGTGIGGGAKPRKPGVSPGFRNGNGLGVGTLPGAAAQPGFGRGPKLQQLGYGNALGAGAFPGLGAQPGFGGRNGIGVGAFPGAGIGGGVKPQKPGPIAGNGLGAGAFPGAGAQPALSGFPVSPLTGLAAPNGFGPGFGGGGKPQKPGFGTRDGTQPGLGAGGLKLQKPGFGNGNGLGAQPGPAIPQGYGAGYGNGNGLGARPGPAADNGYGAGRGALPREAAAARGPALTLCFSPGLAAGMKPQKPGFGNGNGLGVQPGPAAPVGYGPGVAEAMKPQKPVYRNGLGAGAFPGQGAQPGLGGSVSPLKPGYLPLGNGPQLLPGLGVGLKPQKPGYGNGNGLGAQPVPTPALQWGPKPQEAGYQLQNGYGPGAGLGFGGGLRPQKVGLGYGNSNGGLGAGVFPEAHPQPGFPGADGFLNGQAGGLRGFPWPSLGPWGAALKPRYGAGGTYPEVGSQPGPYGQLRPELGPGPLGGPEVKRGSNGPLGNGFGGR, encoded by the exons ATGAGCGCTTGGGCCTTCCCTGCAGCCCTTCTCCTGCTCGGCCTGACCTCTGAAAGCCTGCAAGGCG GGGTCCCTCCATCGTCTCTGGGCCTGGGGAAAG GCTACGGCCCCCCCAGTGGTCTAGGAGCAG GTTTCGGGAATGGGCGTGGGCTGGGAGCCCAGCCAG GCCCTCCAGCTCAGAATGGCTACGGAACAG GCATTGGAGGGGGCGCGAAGCCCCGGAAGCCGG GTGTCTCTCCAGGGTTTAGGAACGGGAACGGGCTGGGAGTCGGGACCCTCCCGGGTGCTGCTGCCCAGCCAG gcttTGGAAGGGGGCCGAAACTCCAGCAGCTAG GATACGGAAATGCGCTGGGAGCTGGTGCCTTCCCGGGGCTGGGAGCCCAGCCAG GATTCGGGGGTCGAAATGGTATCGGTGTTGGGGCTTTTCCCGGAGCAG GAATTGGAGGGGGCGTGAAGCCTCAGAAGCCAG GACCCATCGCTGGGaatgggctgggggctggggcctTCCCCGGAGCTGGAGCCCAGCCAG CATTGTCTGGATTTCCTGTGTCCCCCCTCACAGGTCTTGCAGCTCCAAATGGCTTTGGACCAG GCTTTGGAGGGGGCGGGAAACCCCAGAAGCCAG GATTCGGGACCAGGGACGGCACCCAGCCAG GCCTTGGAGCAGGAGGGCTGAAACTTCAGAAGCCAG GATTTGGGAACGGGAATGGCCTGGGAGCTCAGCCAG GCCCAGCAATACCGCAGGGATATGGAGCAG GATATGGTAACGGGAACGGACTGGGAGCCAGGCCAG GCCCTGCGGCTGACAACGGCTATGGAGCAGGTAGGGGGGCCCTGCCCAGGGAGGCCGCGGCGGCCCGGGGGCCCGCACTCACTCTGTGTTTCTCACCAGGCCTGGCGGCCGGCATGAAGCCGCAGAAGCCAG gattTGGGAACGGCAACGGACTGGGCGTCCAGCCGG GACCTGCAGCTCCCGTCGGCTATGGCCCAG GAGTTGCTGAGGCCATGAAGCCTCAGAAGCCAG TTTACAGGAatgggctgggagctggagcctTCCCAGGCCAAGGGGCCCAGCCAG GCCTGGGAGGGAGCGTGAGCCCTCTGAAGCCAG GATACTTGCCGCTGGGGAACGGGCCGCAGCTCCTCCCAG GTCTCGGAGTGGGTCTGAAACCTCAGAAGCCAG GATATGGCAACGGCAATGGGCTGGGGGCCCAGCCAG TGCCTACTCCGGCCCTCCAGTGGGGACCGAAACCTCAGGAAGCAG GGTACCAGCTTCAAAATGGCTACGGACCAGGAGCAGGACTGG GCTTTGGTGGGGGCCTCAGGCCCCAGAAAGTCG GCTTGGGCTATGGCAACAGCAACGGTGGTCTGGGAGCTGGGGTCTTCCCTGAGGCCCACCCACAGCCAG GGTTCCCGGGGGCCGATGGCTTTCTGAACG gtcagGCTGGGGGCCTGAGGGGCTTTCCCTGGCCCTCCCTCGGGCCCTGGGGGGCTGCCTTGAAGCCTAGATACGGGGCTGGAGGCACATACCCAGAGGTCGGGAGTCAACCAG ggCCCTATGGGCAGCTGAGGCCagagctgggccctgggccctTGG GAGGCCCTGAGGTGAAGAGAGGCAGCAATGGCCCGCTGGGAAATGGCTTTGGAG GCCGCTGA
- the LOC122433422 gene encoding fibroin heavy chain-like isoform X24 — MSAWAFPAALLLLGLTSESLQGGVPPSSLGLGKGYGPPSGLGAGFGNGRGLGAQPGPPAQNGYGTGIGGGAKPRKPGVSPGFRNGNGLGVGTLPGAAAQPGFGRGPKLQQLGYGNALGAGAFPGLGAQPGFGGRNGIGVGAFPGAGIGGGVKPQKPGPIAGNGLGAGAFPGAGAQPALSGFPVSPLTGLAAPNGFGPGFGGGGKPQKPGFGTRDGTQPGLGAGGLKLQKPGFGNGNGLGAQPGPAIPQGYGAGYGNGNGLGARPGPAADNGYGAGLAAGMKPQKPGFGNGNGLGVQPGPAAPVGYGPGVAEAMKPQKPVYRNGLGAGAFPGQGAQPGLGGSVSPLKPGYLPLGNGPQLLPGLGVGLKPQKPGYGNGNGLGAQPVPTPALQWGPKPQEAGYQLQNGYGPGAGLGFGGGLRPQKVGLGYGNSNGGLGAGVFPEAHPQPGFPGADGFLNGQAGGLRGFPWPSLGPWGAALKPRYGAGGTYPEVGSQPGPYGQLRPELGPGPLGGPEVKRGSNGPLGNGFGGR, encoded by the exons ATGAGCGCTTGGGCCTTCCCTGCAGCCCTTCTCCTGCTCGGCCTGACCTCTGAAAGCCTGCAAGGCG GGGTCCCTCCATCGTCTCTGGGCCTGGGGAAAG GCTACGGCCCCCCCAGTGGTCTAGGAGCAG GTTTCGGGAATGGGCGTGGGCTGGGAGCCCAGCCAG GCCCTCCAGCTCAGAATGGCTACGGAACAG GCATTGGAGGGGGCGCGAAGCCCCGGAAGCCGG GTGTCTCTCCAGGGTTTAGGAACGGGAACGGGCTGGGAGTCGGGACCCTCCCGGGTGCTGCTGCCCAGCCAG gcttTGGAAGGGGGCCGAAACTCCAGCAGCTAG GATACGGAAATGCGCTGGGAGCTGGTGCCTTCCCGGGGCTGGGAGCCCAGCCAG GATTCGGGGGTCGAAATGGTATCGGTGTTGGGGCTTTTCCCGGAGCAG GAATTGGAGGGGGCGTGAAGCCTCAGAAGCCAG GACCCATCGCTGGGaatgggctgggggctggggcctTCCCCGGAGCTGGAGCCCAGCCAG CATTGTCTGGATTTCCTGTGTCCCCCCTCACAGGTCTTGCAGCTCCAAATGGCTTTGGACCAG GCTTTGGAGGGGGCGGGAAACCCCAGAAGCCAG GATTCGGGACCAGGGACGGCACCCAGCCAG GCCTTGGAGCAGGAGGGCTGAAACTTCAGAAGCCAG GATTTGGGAACGGGAATGGCCTGGGAGCTCAGCCAG GCCCAGCAATACCGCAGGGATATGGAGCAG GATATGGTAACGGGAACGGACTGGGAGCCAGGCCAG GCCCTGCGGCTGACAACGGCTATGGAGCAG GCCTGGCGGCCGGCATGAAGCCGCAGAAGCCAG gattTGGGAACGGCAACGGACTGGGCGTCCAGCCGG GACCTGCAGCTCCCGTCGGCTATGGCCCAG GAGTTGCTGAGGCCATGAAGCCTCAGAAGCCAG TTTACAGGAatgggctgggagctggagcctTCCCAGGCCAAGGGGCCCAGCCAG GCCTGGGAGGGAGCGTGAGCCCTCTGAAGCCAG GATACTTGCCGCTGGGGAACGGGCCGCAGCTCCTCCCAG GTCTCGGAGTGGGTCTGAAACCTCAGAAGCCAG GATATGGCAACGGCAATGGGCTGGGGGCCCAGCCAG TGCCTACTCCGGCCCTCCAGTGGGGACCGAAACCTCAGGAAGCAG GGTACCAGCTTCAAAATGGCTACGGACCAGGAGCAGGACTGG GCTTTGGTGGGGGCCTCAGGCCCCAGAAAGTCG GCTTGGGCTATGGCAACAGCAACGGTGGTCTGGGAGCTGGGGTCTTCCCTGAGGCCCACCCACAGCCAG GGTTCCCGGGGGCCGATGGCTTTCTGAACG gtcagGCTGGGGGCCTGAGGGGCTTTCCCTGGCCCTCCCTCGGGCCCTGGGGGGCTGCCTTGAAGCCTAGATACGGGGCTGGAGGCACATACCCAGAGGTCGGGAGTCAACCAG ggCCCTATGGGCAGCTGAGGCCagagctgggccctgggccctTGG GAGGCCCTGAGGTGAAGAGAGGCAGCAATGGCCCGCTGGGAAATGGCTTTGGAG GCCGCTGA